A single region of the Manihot esculenta cultivar AM560-2 chromosome 12, M.esculenta_v8, whole genome shotgun sequence genome encodes:
- the LOC110628611 gene encoding protein SYM1 isoform X4 produces the protein MLLGGSSFGLGWTLYEVLRYAPEHNWIAYEQALKTNPVLAKMAISGIVYSMGDWIAQCYEGKPLFEFDLTRMFRSGLVGFTLHGSLSHYYYQFCEALFPFEEWWVVPAKVAFDQTMWSAVWNSIYFTVLGFLRLESPENIFSELRATFWPMLTAGWKLWPFAHLITYGLIPVEQRLLWVDCVELIWVTILSTYSNEKSEARISEATLEESANSTSNPTEVSFPFHLQVMRYFGRENS, from the exons ATGTTGCTTGGAGGTTCTTCATTTGGGCTG GGATGGACCCTTTATGAGGTGCTAAGGTACGCACCTGAACACAATTGGATTGCATATGAACAAGCTCTCAAAACAAACCCTGTTTTAGCTAAAATGGCTATCAGTGGGATTGTATATTCTATGGGAGATTGGATTGCACAA TGCTATGAAGGAAAGCCACTATTTGAGTTTGACCTGACACGCATGTTTAGGTCAGGCCTTGTTGGGTTTACCCTTCATGGATCCCTGTCTCATTATTACTACCAATTCTGTGAG GCTCTTTTCCCTTTTGAAGAGTGGTGGGTGGTCCCTGCCAAAGTTGCTTTTGACCAAACAATGTGGTCTGCAGTCTGGAACAGCATCTATTTCACGGTGTTGGGTTTCCTGCGTTTGGAATccccagaaaatatttttagtgaACTGAGAGCAACCTTTTGGCCTATGTTGACT GCAGGATGGAAGCTTTGGCCATTTGCTCATTTGATTACCTATGGTCTTATCCCCGTTGAACAAAGACTTCTTTGGGTGGACTGCGTGGAACTCATCTGGGTTACCATACTCTCTAC TTACTCAAATGAAAAATCAGAGGCTCGGATATCTGAAGCAACATTAGAAGAAAGTGCCAATTCCACAAGCAATCCGACTGAG GTGTCTTTTCCTTTTCACCTTCAAGTGATGAGATATTTTGGAAGAGAGAACTCGTGA
- the LOC110628611 gene encoding protein SYM1 isoform X1, which yields MTRRSFNLTGLKTEGSCSNSLGIIISQMNVGWTLYEVLRYAPEHNWIAYEQALKTNPVLAKMAISGIVYSMGDWIAQCYEGKPLFEFDLTRMFRSGLVGFTLHGSLSHYYYQFCEALFPFEEWWVVPAKVAFDQTMWSAVWNSIYFTVLGFLRLESPENIFSELRATFWPMLTAGWKLWPFAHLITYGLIPVEQRLLWVDCVELIWVTILSTYSNEKSEARISEATLEESANSTSNPTEVSFPFHLQVMRYFGRENS from the exons ATGACAAGAAGAAGCTTCAACTTAACTGGCCTGAAGACTGAAGGTAGTTGTAGCAATTCATTAGGGATAATCATTTCGCAGATGAATGTG GGATGGACCCTTTATGAGGTGCTAAGGTACGCACCTGAACACAATTGGATTGCATATGAACAAGCTCTCAAAACAAACCCTGTTTTAGCTAAAATGGCTATCAGTGGGATTGTATATTCTATGGGAGATTGGATTGCACAA TGCTATGAAGGAAAGCCACTATTTGAGTTTGACCTGACACGCATGTTTAGGTCAGGCCTTGTTGGGTTTACCCTTCATGGATCCCTGTCTCATTATTACTACCAATTCTGTGAG GCTCTTTTCCCTTTTGAAGAGTGGTGGGTGGTCCCTGCCAAAGTTGCTTTTGACCAAACAATGTGGTCTGCAGTCTGGAACAGCATCTATTTCACGGTGTTGGGTTTCCTGCGTTTGGAATccccagaaaatatttttagtgaACTGAGAGCAACCTTTTGGCCTATGTTGACT GCAGGATGGAAGCTTTGGCCATTTGCTCATTTGATTACCTATGGTCTTATCCCCGTTGAACAAAGACTTCTTTGGGTGGACTGCGTGGAACTCATCTGGGTTACCATACTCTCTAC TTACTCAAATGAAAAATCAGAGGCTCGGATATCTGAAGCAACATTAGAAGAAAGTGCCAATTCCACAAGCAATCCGACTGAG GTGTCTTTTCCTTTTCACCTTCAAGTGATGAGATATTTTGGAAGAGAGAACTCGTGA
- the LOC110628611 gene encoding protein SYM1 isoform X5 — protein MKHGWTLYEVLRYAPEHNWIAYEQALKTNPVLAKMAISGIVYSMGDWIAQCYEGKPLFEFDLTRMFRSGLVGFTLHGSLSHYYYQFCEALFPFEEWWVVPAKVAFDQTMWSAVWNSIYFTVLGFLRLESPENIFSELRATFWPMLTAGWKLWPFAHLITYGLIPVEQRLLWVDCVELIWVTILSTYSNEKSEARISEATLEESANSTSNPTEVSFPFHLQVMRYFGRENS, from the exons ATGAAACAC GGATGGACCCTTTATGAGGTGCTAAGGTACGCACCTGAACACAATTGGATTGCATATGAACAAGCTCTCAAAACAAACCCTGTTTTAGCTAAAATGGCTATCAGTGGGATTGTATATTCTATGGGAGATTGGATTGCACAA TGCTATGAAGGAAAGCCACTATTTGAGTTTGACCTGACACGCATGTTTAGGTCAGGCCTTGTTGGGTTTACCCTTCATGGATCCCTGTCTCATTATTACTACCAATTCTGTGAG GCTCTTTTCCCTTTTGAAGAGTGGTGGGTGGTCCCTGCCAAAGTTGCTTTTGACCAAACAATGTGGTCTGCAGTCTGGAACAGCATCTATTTCACGGTGTTGGGTTTCCTGCGTTTGGAATccccagaaaatatttttagtgaACTGAGAGCAACCTTTTGGCCTATGTTGACT GCAGGATGGAAGCTTTGGCCATTTGCTCATTTGATTACCTATGGTCTTATCCCCGTTGAACAAAGACTTCTTTGGGTGGACTGCGTGGAACTCATCTGGGTTACCATACTCTCTAC TTACTCAAATGAAAAATCAGAGGCTCGGATATCTGAAGCAACATTAGAAGAAAGTGCCAATTCCACAAGCAATCCGACTGAG GTGTCTTTTCCTTTTCACCTTCAAGTGATGAGATATTTTGGAAGAGAGAACTCGTGA
- the LOC110628611 gene encoding protein SYM1 isoform X3, with amino-acid sequence MTRRSFNLTGLKTEGSCSNSLGIIISQMNVGWTLYEVLRYAPEHNWIAYEQALKTNPVLAKMAISGIVYSMGDWIAQCYEGKPLFEFDLTRMFRSGLVGFTLHGSLSHYYYQFCEALFPFEEWWVVPAKVAFDQTMWSAVWNSIYFTVLGFLRLESPENIFSELRATFWPMLTAGWKLWPFAHLITYGLIPVEQRLLWVDCVELIWVTILSTYSNEKSEARISEATLEESANSTSNPTEE; translated from the exons ATGACAAGAAGAAGCTTCAACTTAACTGGCCTGAAGACTGAAGGTAGTTGTAGCAATTCATTAGGGATAATCATTTCGCAGATGAATGTG GGATGGACCCTTTATGAGGTGCTAAGGTACGCACCTGAACACAATTGGATTGCATATGAACAAGCTCTCAAAACAAACCCTGTTTTAGCTAAAATGGCTATCAGTGGGATTGTATATTCTATGGGAGATTGGATTGCACAA TGCTATGAAGGAAAGCCACTATTTGAGTTTGACCTGACACGCATGTTTAGGTCAGGCCTTGTTGGGTTTACCCTTCATGGATCCCTGTCTCATTATTACTACCAATTCTGTGAG GCTCTTTTCCCTTTTGAAGAGTGGTGGGTGGTCCCTGCCAAAGTTGCTTTTGACCAAACAATGTGGTCTGCAGTCTGGAACAGCATCTATTTCACGGTGTTGGGTTTCCTGCGTTTGGAATccccagaaaatatttttagtgaACTGAGAGCAACCTTTTGGCCTATGTTGACT GCAGGATGGAAGCTTTGGCCATTTGCTCATTTGATTACCTATGGTCTTATCCCCGTTGAACAAAGACTTCTTTGGGTGGACTGCGTGGAACTCATCTGGGTTACCATACTCTCTAC TTACTCAAATGAAAAATCAGAGGCTCGGATATCTGAAGCAACATTAGAAGAAAGTGCCAATTCCACAAGCAATCCGACTGAG GAGTAA
- the LOC110628611 gene encoding protein SYM1 isoform X2 gives MTRRSFNLTGLKTEGSCSNSLGIIISQMNVGWTLYEVLRYAPEHNWIAYEQALKTNPVLAKMAISGIVYSMGDWIAQCYEGKPLFEFDLTRMFRSGLVGFTLHGSLSHYYYQFCEALFPFEEWWVVPAKVAFDQTMWSAVWNSIYFTVLGFLRLESPENIFSELRATFWPMLTAGWKLWPFAHLITYGLIPVEQRLLWVDCVELIWVTILSTYSNEKSEARISEATLEESANSTSNPTEKLKL, from the exons ATGACAAGAAGAAGCTTCAACTTAACTGGCCTGAAGACTGAAGGTAGTTGTAGCAATTCATTAGGGATAATCATTTCGCAGATGAATGTG GGATGGACCCTTTATGAGGTGCTAAGGTACGCACCTGAACACAATTGGATTGCATATGAACAAGCTCTCAAAACAAACCCTGTTTTAGCTAAAATGGCTATCAGTGGGATTGTATATTCTATGGGAGATTGGATTGCACAA TGCTATGAAGGAAAGCCACTATTTGAGTTTGACCTGACACGCATGTTTAGGTCAGGCCTTGTTGGGTTTACCCTTCATGGATCCCTGTCTCATTATTACTACCAATTCTGTGAG GCTCTTTTCCCTTTTGAAGAGTGGTGGGTGGTCCCTGCCAAAGTTGCTTTTGACCAAACAATGTGGTCTGCAGTCTGGAACAGCATCTATTTCACGGTGTTGGGTTTCCTGCGTTTGGAATccccagaaaatatttttagtgaACTGAGAGCAACCTTTTGGCCTATGTTGACT GCAGGATGGAAGCTTTGGCCATTTGCTCATTTGATTACCTATGGTCTTATCCCCGTTGAACAAAGACTTCTTTGGGTGGACTGCGTGGAACTCATCTGGGTTACCATACTCTCTAC TTACTCAAATGAAAAATCAGAGGCTCGGATATCTGAAGCAACATTAGAAGAAAGTGCCAATTCCACAAGCAATCCGACTGAG AAATTAAAGCTTTAA
- the LOC122721336 gene encoding pentatricopeptide repeat-containing protein At1g03560, mitochondrial-like — protein MRRVLWRPPSHLSAILHLSQPPLTCNCDGSVPKLGRTTCFTSIFRWVFMSSSLPPPEWIDPFVDLSDLASRSCQNLNPSPWVHQIISLLDGSSKMESNLDSFCHKFLIKLSPSFVSFVLRSTEVQKNPHVAWRFFIWAGKQKKYTHNIESYVSLIDVFSAHGDLDRVKFVFTKFTEMRFLMTVHSSNSLIKSFGSLGMVEELLWVWRKMKENGIEPSLFTYNFLLNGLVNSKFIESAERVFDVMENGKIGPDVVTYNTMIKGYCEVGKTQKAFEKLRDMELRNMAPDKITYMTLIQACYAEGNFDSCLGLYHEMDEKCLEIPSHVFSLVIGGLCKEEKLVEAYSIFENMFEKGCKANVAIYTALIDANAKCGNMREAMLLFDRIKKEGLAPDEVTYGVIVNGLCKSGRMDEAMDFMEFCRGNAVAVNAMFYSSLIDGFGKLGRVDEAEKLFEEMVQKGCPPDSYCYNALNDALAKCSKIDEALTVFKRMEMEGCDQTVYTFTIIISGLFREHRTEEALELWDVMIDKGITPTAAAFRALSIGLCLSGKVARACKILDELAPMGVILETAFEDMLNILCKAGRVKEACKLADGIVDRGREIPGRVRTILINALRKAGNADLALKLMHSKIGIGYDRMGSIKRRVKFRILVES, from the coding sequence ATGAGGAGAGTCCTCTGGAGACCTCCTTCGCATCTCTCTGCAATTCTTCACTTGTCTCAACCTCCTCTTACCTGCAATTGTGATGGGTCTGTGCCAAAGTTGGGTCGCACGACCTGCTTCACTTCAATTTTCAGGTGGGTTTTCATGTCCAGTTCTCTTCCTCCTCCAGAATGGATAGACCCCTTTGTTGACCTTTCTGATTTAGCCTCAAGAAGCTGTCAAAACCTTAATCCCTCTCCGTGGGTCCACCAAATCATTAGTCTCTTAGACGGGTCTTCGAAAATGGAATCCAATCTGGATTCTTTTTGCCACAAGTTCTTGATCAAGTTGTCACCAAGTTTTGTCTCGTTTGTTCTGAGGTCGACGGAGGTACAGAAAAATCCTCATGTTGCTTGGAGGTTCTTCATTTGGGCTGGTAAGCAAAAGAAGTACACTCACAACATCGAATCTTATGTTTCTTTGATTGACGTTTTCTCTGCGCATGGTGATTTGGATAGAGTTAAGTTCGTATTTACTAAGTTTACAGAAATGCGGTTCTTAATGACTGTTCATTCGTCGAATTCTTTGATTAAGAGCTTTGGGAGTTTGGGGATGGTAGAGGAGCTATTATGGGTGTGGCGTAAAATGAAGGAGAATGGGATTGAACCAAGTTTATTTACTTATAACTTTCTGCTTAATGGTTTGGTTAATTCCAAGTTTATTGAATCAGCTGAAAGGGTTTTTGATGTTATGGAGAATGGAAAAATTGGGCCAGATGTTGTTACATACAATACAATGATTAAAGGGTACTGCGAGGTGGGGaaaacccagaaagcttttgaGAAACTAAGAGATATGGAGCTAAGAAATATGGCACCTGATAAGATTACTTATATGACATTGATTCAGGCTTGTTATGCAGAGGGAAATTTTGATTCTTGTTTAGGTCTATATCACGAAATGGACGAGAAGTGCTTGGAGATCCCATCCCATGTGTTTAGTTTAGTGATTGGAGGACTTTGTAAAGAGGAGAAACTCGTGGAAGCATAttctatttttgaaaatatgttTGAGAAGGGATGCAAAGCAAATGTGGCAATTTATACAGCTCTGATTGATGCAAATGCAAAATGTGGTAATATGAGAGAAGCAATGTTGCTCTTTGATAGGATAAAAAAAGAAGGGCTTGCACCAGATGAAGTTACTTATGGTGTCATTGTTAATGGTTTGTGTAAAAGTGGGAGAATGGATGAGGCCATGGACTTTATGGAGTTTTGCAGAGGTAATGCGGTGGCAGTGAATGCCATGTTTTATTCTAGTCTCATTGATGGTTTTGGCAAGCTTGGGAGAGTGGATGAAGCTGAGAAGCTTTTTGAAGAGATGGTCCAGAAAGGATGCCCTCCAGATTCATATTGTTATAATGCGCTTAATGATGCGCTTGCTAAGTGTAGCAAGATTGATGAAGCATTAACAGTCTTTAAGAGAATGGAGATGGAAGGCTGTGATCAGACAGTTTATACATTCACAATAATCATTAGTGGGTTGTTCAGAGAACACAGAACTGAAGAGGCATTGGAGCTTTGGGATGTAATGATTGATAAGGGTATCACGCCGACTGCAGCTGCTTTCAGGGCTCTATCAATTGGGCTCTGTTTATCCGGCAAGGTGGCTAGAGCTTGTAAGATTTTGGATGAGCTGGCACCTATGGGTGTTATTCTGGAGACAGCTTTTGAGGATATGCTCAATATTCTGTGCAAAGCTGGCCGTGTAAAGGAGGCTTGCAAGTTGGCTGATGGGATTGTTGATAGGGGCAGAGAAATACCAGGAAGAGTTCGCACTATTCTAATCAATGCCTTGAGGAAAGCAGGCAATGCAGACTTGGCCTTGAAGTTGATGCACAGCAAGATAGGCATTGGGTATGACAGAATGGGTAGCATTAAGAGGAGAGTGAAGTTTCGGATTCTTGTTGAAAGCTAA